GACCGTCTCGTGCTCCGGCCCGTCCTGGTGCAGCTTCTCCACCCCGTACTTGACCGAGGTGGCGTATATGTCGTCCGGGTCGAGTCGGCGCAGCTCCTCGGCGATCAGCTCGGACGTCTCGCGGCGCTTCAGCGCCACCATCCGGTCGGGCTGCTCGGGCATGGAGAGCTTGGCCAGCAGGCCGTCCGAGCGGTCCAGGGTGATGTCGCCGCCGGCCGTGCGCAGCCGCACGGTGGTCAGCCCCGGGCCGTCGGTGACGACCCGCTCCACCTTGATGTCGAGCCGGCTGGCCAGCCACAGCGCCAGCAGTTCGGCGCTGGGGTTGTAGGACTCGCCCTCGACCACCGCGGACTCGACCTTGACGTGGCGCTGGTCGAGCGCGGCGGCCAGCATCGAGCGCCACGGGGTGATCCGGGTCCAGGCCAGGTCGGTGTCGCCGGGGCTGTAGGTCAGCGCGCGGGTGGCGAGCTGAGCCACCGGGGACTCCGCCGAGACGGCATCGGTGATCCTGCGCTGCGCGAGTGCGCCGAGCGGGTCCCGGGCCGGGTTCTCGGGGGCGTTCTCCGGCCACCAGACCACCACCGGGGCGTCCGGCAGCAGCAGTGGCAGCACCACCGACTGCGCCTGGGAGGCGAGTTCGCCGTGCAGCCGGAGCAGGACCGTTTCCCCGGTGCCCGCGTCGGAGCCGACCCGGATCTCGGCGTCCAGCCGGGCCTCGGCCCGGGCCCGTGGGGAGCGCCCGGGACGGCTGATCACCGCGAGGATCCGCGAGGGGTGCTCGCGGGAGGCCTCGCCGGCGGCCTTGAGCGCGTCGTAGGCGCTGCCCTCGTCGGTGACGATGACGAGGGTGAGCACCATGCCGACCGCGCCGGCGCCGATGGCCCGGCGGGCCTCGATCAGTCCAGAGTTGATTTTGCTGGAGTTGGTGTCCGTCAGATCGATCTTCATGGCCGACGCCAGCTCCTACCGTCTCGTGCGAGCATCTCGTCTGCCTCGGCGGGTCCCCAGGTGCCGGACTCGTACGGGGCGGGCTTGCCGTGCTTGTCCCAGTACTCCTCGATCGGGTCCAGGATCTTCCAGGACTCCTCGACCTCCTGGTGCCGGGGGAAGAGGTTGGCGTCGCCGAGCAGCACGTCCAGGATGAGGCGCTCGTACGCCTCCGGGCTGGACTCGGTGAAGGACTCGCCGTAGGCGAAGTCCATGCTGACGTCGCGGACCTCCATCGAGGTGCCGGGGACCTTGGAACCGAACCGCATGGTCACGCCCTCGTCCGGCTGCACCCGGATGACCAGGGCGTTCTGCCCCAGCTCCTCGGTGGCGCTGGAGTCGAACGGCAGGTACGGGGCGCGCTGGAAGACCACCGCGATCTCGGTGACCCGGCGGCCCAGCCGCTTGCCGGTGCGCAGGTAGAACGGGACGCCCGCCCAGCGGCGGTTGTTGATCTCCAGCTTCACCGCGGCGTAGGTGTCGGTGGTGGACTTGGGGTCGATCCCCTCCTCCTCCAGGTAGCCGAGCACCTCCTCGCCGCCCTGCCAGCCGTGGGTGTACTGGCCGCGCACGGTGTGCAGGCCGAGATCCTTGGGGATCTTGACCGCGGACAGCACCTTGAGCTTCTCGGCGACCAGGGCCTTCGGGTGGAACGAGGCCGGCTCCTCGATGGCGGTCAGCGCCATCAGCTGGAGCAGGTGGTTCTGGATCACGTCACGGGCCGAGCCGATGCCGTCGTAGTACCCGGCCCGGCCGCCGATGCCGATGTCCTCGGCCATGGTGATCTGCACGTGGTCGACGTAGGACCGGTTCCAGATCGGCTCGAACATGGCGTTGGCGAAGCGCAGCGCCAGGATGTTCTGGACCGTCTCCTTGCCGAGGTAGTGGTCGATCCGGAAGACCTCGTCGCGCGGGAACACCGAGTGCACGACCCGGTTGAGCTCGGTCGCGCTGGCCAGGTCGTGGCCGAAGGGCTTCTCGATGACCGCGCGGCGCCAGGAGCCCTTCGGCGGGTCGGCCAGGCCGTGGGCCTTGAGCTGCTCCACCACCTGCGGGAAGAACTTCGGCGGCACGGACAGGTAGAAGGCGAAGTTGCCCCCGGTGCCCTGGGCCTTGTCCAGCTCCTCGATGGTCTCGCGGAGCTTCTCGAAGGCGTCGTTGTCGACGAACTCGCCCTGGACGAAGCGCATGCCCTTGGCGAGCTGCTGCCAGACCTCCTCGCGGAAGGGGGTCCGGGCGTGCTCCTTGACCGAGTCGTGGACGACCTGGGCGAAGTCCTCGTCCTCCCAGTCGCGCCGGGCGAACCCGATCAGCGAGAAGCCCGGCGGCAGCAGGCCGCGGTTGGCCAGGTCGTAGACGGCCGGCATCAGCTTCTTGCGCGACAGGTCGCCCGTCACGCCGAAGATGACCAGACCGGACGGTCCGGCGATGCGCGGCAGCCGCCGGTCCGCCGGATCACGCAGTGGGTTGAGCCAGGCGTTGACCACGCCCGTCTCCTCCTCCAGTACGGATTGGGCCTCTTCGCTCACTTGGTGGATCCCCCCTTGACGGTGAACTTCTGCAGGGAAGCGGAGACCGTGTCGAGCAGCTCCTTCCAGGACGCCTCGAACTTCTCCACGCCCTCGTCCTCCAGCAGCTGGACGACGTCGTCGTAGGAGATGCCGAGTGCGGCCAGGGCGTCGAGCTCGGCCTTGGCCCCCGCGTAGCTGCCCTTGATGGTGTCGCCGCGGACCACGCCGTGGTCGGCGACAGCGTCGAGGGTGGCCTCGGGCATGGTGTTGACGGTGCCCGGCGCGACCAGTTCGACCACGTACATGGTGTCGTCGTAGGCCGGGTCCTTGACGCCGGTGGAGGCCCAGAGCGGACGCTGCGGCTTGGCGCCGGCGGCGGCCAGTGCCTTCCAGCGGTCGCTGGTGAAGACCTCTTCGTAGGCCTGGTAGGCCAGCCGGGCGTTGGCGACGGCGGCCTTGCCCTTGGCGGCCGCGGCGGCCGGAGTGGCGATCTTGTCGAGCCGCTTGTCGATCTCGGTGTCCACCCGGGACACGA
The Streptacidiphilus albus JL83 genome window above contains:
- the opcA gene encoding glucose-6-phosphate dehydrogenase assembly protein OpcA, with protein sequence MKIDLTDTNSSKINSGLIEARRAIGAGAVGMVLTLVIVTDEGSAYDALKAAGEASREHPSRILAVISRPGRSPRARAEARLDAEIRVGSDAGTGETVLLRLHGELASQAQSVVLPLLLPDAPVVVWWPENAPENPARDPLGALAQRRITDAVSAESPVAQLATRALTYSPGDTDLAWTRITPWRSMLAAALDQRHVKVESAVVEGESYNPSAELLALWLASRLDIKVERVVTDGPGLTTVRLRTAGGDITLDRSDGLLAKLSMPEQPDRMVALKRRETSELIAEELRRLDPDDIYATSVKYGVEKLHQDGPEHETVDAADPEPAPAPIPAAPVASATRTKAVPKAAAAAPDAAKDAPAKPSGRKSASS
- the zwf gene encoding glucose-6-phosphate dehydrogenase, which codes for MVNAWLNPLRDPADRRLPRIAGPSGLVIFGVTGDLSRKKLMPAVYDLANRGLLPPGFSLIGFARRDWEDEDFAQVVHDSVKEHARTPFREEVWQQLAKGMRFVQGEFVDNDAFEKLRETIEELDKAQGTGGNFAFYLSVPPKFFPQVVEQLKAHGLADPPKGSWRRAVIEKPFGHDLASATELNRVVHSVFPRDEVFRIDHYLGKETVQNILALRFANAMFEPIWNRSYVDHVQITMAEDIGIGGRAGYYDGIGSARDVIQNHLLQLMALTAIEEPASFHPKALVAEKLKVLSAVKIPKDLGLHTVRGQYTHGWQGGEEVLGYLEEEGIDPKSTTDTYAAVKLEINNRRWAGVPFYLRTGKRLGRRVTEIAVVFQRAPYLPFDSSATEELGQNALVIRVQPDEGVTMRFGSKVPGTSMEVRDVSMDFAYGESFTESSPEAYERLILDVLLGDANLFPRHQEVEESWKILDPIEEYWDKHGKPAPYESGTWGPAEADEMLARDGRSWRRP